The following coding sequences lie in one Candidatus Neptunochlamydia sp. REUL1 genomic window:
- a CDS encoding IS630 transposase-related protein — MTYSLDFRKKVLSIRSKEKLSFAQVARRFGVSVNSVFLWSKRLEPRRTKIRPAIKIDREILMEDIKKYPDAFNYERAHRLKVSTSGIRCAMKRLRISYKKNSQPSQGLRNKKTNLSRKNRRI; from the coding sequence ATGACATATTCGCTAGATTTTAGAAAAAAAGTTCTATCAATCCGAAGCAAAGAAAAATTAAGCTTTGCCCAAGTAGCAAGACGCTTTGGAGTAAGTGTAAATAGTGTGTTTCTCTGGTCTAAGAGGTTAGAGCCGAGGCGCACTAAAATCAGACCTGCAATAAAGATTGATAGAGAGATCTTGATGGAGGATATCAAGAAATACCCTGATGCCTTCAACTATGAACGAGCACATCGTCTCAAAGTAAGCACTTCAGGCATTCGGTGTGCCATGAAGAGGTTAAGAATTAGCTATAAAAAAAACTCTCAACCATCCCAAGGCCTGCGAAACAAAAAGACAAATCTTTCAAGGAAAAATCGCAGAATATAA
- a CDS encoding helix-turn-helix domain-containing protein — translation MGKPIVYIDESGFAHDMPRTHGYSKIGQRCFGTHDWGAKGRTNAIGALYHFLAFAHLQEGKTFTETAAFVRVKLRSLMRWIKRFRTEGFEGLKDKPGRGKKPLIPLENQAAFRQAVLELQEKKVGGRIKGRDILELMKTKYGVDPSLKTVYNTLKRADLVWISGRSIHPKADLEAQETFKKTSQKK, via the coding sequence TTGGGAAAGCCAATTGTATATATTGATGAAAGCGGGTTTGCCCATGATATGCCCCGCACCCACGGTTACTCCAAAATAGGACAGCGATGTTTTGGCACTCATGATTGGGGAGCAAAAGGAAGAACAAATGCAATAGGGGCATTATACCATTTTCTGGCATTTGCCCATCTCCAAGAAGGGAAGACGTTTACAGAAACAGCAGCCTTTGTACGGGTGAAACTCAGGTCTTTGATGAGGTGGATCAAGAGATTTAGAACGGAAGGTTTCGAAGGGTTAAAAGATAAGCCGGGTAGAGGTAAGAAGCCATTGATACCTCTAGAAAATCAAGCTGCATTCAGGCAAGCTGTTTTAGAGCTGCAAGAGAAGAAAGTAGGTGGACGTATCAAAGGGAGAGACATTTTGGAATTGATGAAAACAAAATATGGAGTCGACCCATCTTTGAAGACGGTATACAATACATTGAAAAGGGCTGACCTCGTCTGGATCTCGGGTCGATCAATTCACCCCAAGGCAGACTTAGAAGCCCAAGAGACTTTTAAAAAAACTTCTCAGAAAAAGTAG
- a CDS encoding DEAD/DEAH box helicase, which produces MIKEGEVKSIVFSGGTYQVEVHDPKSGEEYWPFLQLGDEGEVKDAFCTCNEAEKHRSCPHLAAAFLKVDGEEPLHIRFEDSLWNKLCLMGFKRHGTQQNSLKKKGEKEYVSAAEGGETLFSVKIKTEKGAKVLNEIVFNRAIETEETSLKFSNLPAEELALWKRGTPTQALQYELSFWSDLAKWMILADEFNEVYSIDFSTSGKTLPKMVTVTFKDLEFQFYIAEVNWKEIIPSLRFVKSPLPVHEFRDVRVQKMRYDAGAKELHISSEPLEEKRGEGMVKLDDWEFFPTSGFFPAKTSPLLKKKVVSQKNLGDFLQQNFKAVQRYLEGATLSREAVTPLYDLHFDKKKQLHIECYAFEKGDLQKEGAALFSSWVYLDGKGFYPFKEMLFEDLDTVVPADNIGDFINEHRLWLNEHEGFQIHLSNVEFRLSYAFDLKMLTFESESGTFEGNEDILDFGDWLYMNRKGFYRKVRARGLGNISSSKAIKAREIPLFIHENQEELEQIKNFFSPVCPLEKAGLNILIDEKGHIVVEPEYFYRSEYQGREIHYYGDYAYVPGEGFSEIPLSARLPEKYRKRAHIDETGEPLFITVELTKLKAYIIKIDRRLKRPHNLTLKVNTIDRTEGKEWEVQLAYVSEFGEESLSTIKEAIDRHRSYAITEAGLLFFKDPRFNWLREVGKIEEDSLTLSTLQWMRLRTFENIEPPKEETQESSKTRSLLEELDSFETTDTLSVKGLKSTLRPYQDVGAKWLWFLYSYGLSGLLCDDMGLGKTHQAMALLAAAKNSEGKKKKKFFVVCPTSVIYHWEDLLEKFLPGMNVVVFYGTQRTLKSFNYEADILLTSYGTLRSEREELSTIEFDVAILDEIQIAKNAQSQTHKALSKLDAKTKIGLSGTPIENRLQELKALFDIVLPGYMPTQAQYRELFVNPIEKLHDQEKRMLLSRLTYPFVLRRKKSDVLEDLPEKIEEIAYSYLSEEQQTLYMDTVNQSRDALLNDVSNPDKAVPYMHVFALLNSLKQICNHPCLINKDLKNYKKYRSGKWDLFIELLEETRGSGQKLVVFSQYLDMMTLIENYLKDNKIGYATIRGSTQNRRKQLQTFKEDPECEVFVASLKAAGTGVDLTAASVVIHYDRWWNPAKENQATDRVHRIGQNRGVQVFKMVNKLTIEEHIHALIERKISLTEGVIGYDDKDQIKHLDREDLIRLLKSLS; this is translated from the coding sequence TTGATCAAGGAAGGTGAGGTCAAAAGCATCGTTTTTTCCGGAGGAACATATCAGGTCGAAGTCCATGATCCCAAAAGTGGAGAGGAGTATTGGCCTTTTCTTCAACTTGGTGATGAAGGAGAAGTCAAAGATGCCTTCTGTACTTGTAATGAGGCTGAAAAGCACCGATCATGTCCTCATTTAGCCGCAGCGTTTCTTAAGGTTGATGGGGAAGAGCCCCTTCACATCCGCTTTGAGGACTCTCTTTGGAATAAGCTTTGCCTTATGGGCTTTAAAAGACATGGGACACAGCAAAACTCTTTAAAGAAAAAAGGGGAGAAAGAGTATGTTTCCGCGGCTGAGGGAGGAGAAACGCTCTTTTCTGTAAAAATCAAAACAGAGAAAGGGGCGAAGGTTCTTAATGAAATAGTTTTTAATCGAGCGATAGAAACTGAAGAAACATCTTTAAAATTCTCCAACCTTCCGGCGGAAGAGCTTGCCCTATGGAAGAGAGGAACTCCTACTCAAGCGCTTCAATATGAGCTTTCTTTTTGGTCCGACTTGGCAAAATGGATGATTCTCGCTGATGAATTTAATGAGGTGTACTCGATTGATTTTAGCACATCGGGAAAGACGCTTCCAAAAATGGTAACGGTTACGTTCAAAGATTTAGAGTTTCAATTTTATATTGCCGAAGTGAACTGGAAAGAAATTATCCCGTCTCTTCGTTTTGTAAAATCTCCCCTTCCTGTGCATGAGTTTCGAGACGTGAGAGTGCAGAAAATGCGCTACGACGCGGGTGCGAAGGAGCTTCACATTTCCTCAGAGCCTCTAGAAGAAAAACGGGGAGAGGGAATGGTAAAATTAGATGACTGGGAGTTTTTTCCTACAAGTGGATTCTTTCCAGCAAAGACAAGTCCCTTATTGAAGAAAAAGGTTGTCTCGCAGAAAAATCTTGGGGATTTTTTGCAGCAAAACTTTAAAGCTGTGCAAAGATATCTGGAAGGGGCGACACTTTCTCGAGAAGCGGTGACGCCGCTTTATGATTTACACTTTGATAAAAAAAAGCAGCTTCATATCGAGTGTTACGCTTTTGAGAAAGGAGACTTGCAAAAAGAAGGAGCAGCACTGTTCTCTTCGTGGGTTTACCTTGATGGAAAGGGATTTTATCCCTTCAAAGAGATGCTGTTTGAAGACCTTGATACGGTTGTTCCTGCTGATAATATCGGGGATTTTATCAATGAGCATCGCCTATGGCTTAATGAACATGAAGGATTTCAGATTCATCTCTCAAATGTAGAGTTTCGTTTGTCCTATGCCTTTGATTTGAAAATGCTCACTTTTGAAAGTGAATCAGGAACGTTTGAAGGGAATGAAGATATTCTTGATTTTGGAGATTGGCTCTATATGAACAGAAAAGGGTTTTATCGGAAAGTTCGAGCTCGTGGTCTTGGAAATATCTCTTCAAGTAAAGCGATAAAGGCAAGAGAAATCCCTCTTTTCATTCATGAAAATCAAGAAGAGCTTGAACAAATTAAGAACTTCTTTAGCCCTGTTTGCCCCTTAGAAAAAGCCGGTCTTAATATTTTGATCGACGAGAAGGGACACATTGTAGTGGAGCCTGAGTACTTTTATCGTTCAGAATACCAGGGGCGCGAGATTCACTACTACGGGGATTATGCATATGTACCCGGAGAGGGTTTTAGTGAAATTCCCCTTTCTGCACGTCTTCCGGAGAAATATCGGAAAAGAGCTCATATTGATGAAACAGGAGAACCTCTTTTCATCACGGTAGAACTGACAAAACTTAAAGCTTACATCATTAAGATCGATCGCCGACTCAAACGACCTCACAATCTGACGCTCAAAGTGAATACTATCGATAGGACTGAGGGAAAAGAGTGGGAAGTGCAGTTAGCGTATGTCAGTGAATTTGGAGAGGAAAGTCTTAGTACTATTAAAGAAGCAATTGACCGCCACCGCTCCTATGCTATTACTGAGGCAGGACTACTCTTTTTTAAGGATCCTCGATTTAATTGGCTTCGAGAAGTTGGAAAGATTGAAGAAGACAGCCTCACTCTTTCAACCTTGCAATGGATGCGTCTTCGGACCTTTGAGAATATCGAGCCACCTAAGGAGGAAACACAGGAGTCTTCTAAGACGCGCTCACTTCTTGAAGAGCTTGATTCTTTTGAGACGACGGATACTCTTAGTGTAAAGGGGTTAAAGAGCACGCTCCGTCCTTACCAAGACGTGGGTGCCAAGTGGTTATGGTTTCTCTACTCCTATGGCCTTTCAGGACTTTTGTGTGATGATATGGGGTTAGGTAAGACCCACCAAGCAATGGCTCTCCTCGCTGCTGCTAAAAATTCGGAAGGAAAAAAAAAGAAAAAGTTCTTTGTTGTCTGTCCTACTTCTGTAATTTATCATTGGGAGGATCTATTAGAGAAATTTCTTCCCGGTATGAATGTTGTCGTTTTTTATGGAACACAGCGCACATTGAAGTCCTTTAATTATGAAGCCGATATTCTTCTCACTTCTTATGGAACGCTGCGGAGTGAGAGAGAAGAATTATCGACAATTGAGTTTGATGTAGCGATTCTTGATGAAATCCAAATTGCTAAAAATGCGCAGTCTCAAACCCATAAAGCCCTTTCAAAGCTGGATGCCAAGACTAAAATAGGTCTTTCAGGAACTCCAATTGAAAACCGTCTTCAAGAACTCAAAGCTCTTTTTGATATTGTTCTTCCAGGATATATGCCAACGCAGGCTCAGTATCGTGAACTCTTTGTTAATCCCATTGAAAAACTTCACGATCAAGAAAAAAGGATGCTCCTCTCTCGTTTGACTTACCCTTTTGTCCTTCGAAGAAAAAAAAGTGATGTTCTTGAGGACCTTCCTGAGAAGATTGAAGAAATTGCATATTCCTATCTTTCTGAAGAGCAGCAGACACTTTATATGGATACTGTGAATCAGTCCCGCGATGCTTTGCTAAATGACGTCTCGAATCCTGATAAAGCCGTCCCATATATGCATGTTTTTGCACTCCTAAATAGCTTAAAGCAAATATGTAATCATCCTTGCTTGATTAATAAAGATCTTAAAAATTACAAAAAGTACCGAAGCGGAAAATGGGATCTTTTTATTGAGCTTCTAGAAGAAACTCGAGGGAGCGGGCAGAAGCTTGTTGTTTTTTCCCAGTATCTTGACATGATGACTCTGATTGAGAACTATCTCAAGGATAACAAGATTGGATATGCGACCATTAGAGGATCTACTCAAAATCGAAGAAAGCAGCTCCAGACTTTCAAGGAAGATCCTGAATGCGAGGTCTTTGTTGCTTCATTAAAAGCTGCGGGAACAGGTGTTGACTTGACTGCAGCCTCCGTTGTCATTCATTATGATCGATGGTGGAATCCAGCAAAAGAAAATCAGGCAACCGACCGGGTCCATAGAATTGGACAAAATCGTGGGGTTCAAGTTTTTAAGATGGTGAATAAGTTAACTATTGAGGAACATATCCACGCGCTTATTGAGAGGAAGATCAGCCTTACCGAGGGGGTCATTGGATATGATGATAAAGATCAAATTAAACACTTAGATCGCGAAGATCTCATCAGACTTCTAAAAAGTCTTTCTTAG
- the ald gene encoding alanine dehydrogenase, producing MKIGVPTEVKDHEYRVGATPAMVKAFAKGGHKIFIQKGAGSKIGFEDEDYRKAGATIVPGPKEVYAAEMVIKVKEPQPFEYPLLRENQILFCYLHLAPDPEQAAALLKRKVVGIAFETVVDHKRRLPLLTPMSEMAGRIAIQAGAYALHMSNGGRGVLLGGVPGVSPGKVVIIGGGIVGTQASKMAVGLGADVTILDNNLNRLRELDDLFDGKLKTLYSTPATVEEEVIAADLVIGAVLIPGKITPKLVTKGLIKKMKHGAVVVDVAIDQGGCCETSRPTTHSDPIYVQDEVVHYCVANMPGACARTATIALTNSVLPYALRLAELGYKKALLSDFLFLPGMNVCLGKVTNEHVAHDLNLDFHEPEEVLNAL from the coding sequence ATGAAGATTGGGGTTCCAACAGAGGTCAAAGACCATGAGTATCGGGTTGGAGCAACTCCTGCGATGGTCAAAGCTTTTGCCAAAGGGGGGCATAAGATCTTTATTCAAAAAGGAGCTGGATCAAAAATTGGCTTTGAAGATGAAGATTATCGGAAGGCAGGAGCAACAATTGTGCCTGGGCCTAAAGAGGTCTACGCTGCTGAAATGGTGATTAAGGTGAAGGAGCCTCAACCTTTTGAGTACCCTCTTCTTAGAGAAAACCAGATCCTTTTTTGTTACCTCCATTTGGCACCTGATCCTGAGCAAGCAGCTGCGCTTTTGAAACGAAAAGTCGTTGGCATCGCTTTTGAAACGGTTGTCGATCATAAAAGGCGACTTCCACTGTTAACTCCAATGAGTGAAATGGCGGGAAGAATCGCGATCCAAGCAGGCGCTTACGCGCTTCATATGTCAAATGGTGGACGAGGAGTTCTCCTTGGGGGAGTTCCTGGGGTGTCTCCAGGAAAAGTGGTGATTATTGGTGGAGGAATCGTGGGGACGCAAGCTTCAAAGATGGCCGTAGGCCTTGGCGCTGATGTTACCATCTTAGATAATAACCTCAATCGTCTGCGGGAGCTTGATGATCTCTTTGATGGAAAACTTAAAACGCTTTACTCGACCCCAGCGACTGTTGAAGAAGAGGTCATTGCTGCTGATCTTGTGATTGGAGCGGTTCTTATTCCTGGAAAAATTACTCCCAAGCTTGTGACAAAAGGTCTTATTAAGAAGATGAAACATGGAGCTGTTGTTGTAGATGTAGCAATCGATCAAGGGGGGTGCTGCGAAACCTCTCGTCCCACGACTCACTCCGATCCTATCTATGTTCAAGATGAGGTTGTTCATTATTGTGTTGCGAATATGCCAGGAGCTTGTGCTCGTACTGCAACCATTGCGCTTACGAATAGTGTCCTTCCCTATGCACTTCGACTTGCTGAGCTTGGGTATAAGAAGGCGCTTCTTTCTGACTTCCTTTTTCTCCCCGGGATGAATGTTTGTTTAGGAAAAGTGACGAATGAGCATGTAGCTCATGATTTAAATCTTGATTTCCATGAACCTGAAGAGGTCTTAAACGCGCTTTGA
- a CDS encoding disulfide bond formation protein B: MEKRYRFLLIFFLIVGIIAIGISFYVQYGMEIPPCIYCKAQRWGYFFLVPLSIIGLLIRKKRGMLRFIQAILMVILWFAAFHTFKEFFGSICSCVVGATKWEILGLTASLYSAIFSIALFIMVQLFLKKKK; this comes from the coding sequence ATGGAAAAGAGATACCGCTTCTTACTTATTTTTTTCTTGATTGTCGGCATCATTGCAATTGGAATTTCTTTCTATGTCCAATATGGAATGGAGATTCCCCCCTGTATCTACTGCAAGGCACAACGATGGGGATATTTTTTTTTAGTTCCCCTCTCGATTATTGGCCTATTGATCAGAAAAAAACGGGGAATGCTTCGGTTTATCCAGGCGATATTGATGGTAATCCTTTGGTTTGCCGCTTTTCATACGTTCAAGGAATTCTTTGGAAGCATATGTAGCTGCGTAGTAGGGGCTACAAAGTGGGAAATATTGGGGTTAACCGCTTCTCTTTATAGCGCCATCTTCTCTATCGCTCTGTTTATAATGGTGCAGCTTTTTCTTAAAAAAAAGAAATAG
- the cdsZ gene encoding zinc ribbon domain regulatory protein CdsZ gives MHEAIKPLLDIQEFDIKMIRLMRVKKQRQGELKQIESLRIELNEQLKLKEEEIGDLDKQVSGLEEKIQGLTEKYKKLESQQSSVKKIEEFNALTQEMTTVEREKVALETQTSNILDKKVAEEEILEKIKESLSSTETNSQELEKEIKESIDQINEEGQRLKVERDAIVGNAEPETLKIYERLLRNKKDRVIVPIENRTCSGCHIALTLQHENLVRKEKAIVFCEHCSRIHFWQESEAAEGAEAPTRRRRRRAVKA, from the coding sequence ATGCACGAAGCAATAAAGCCACTACTTGATATTCAAGAATTTGATATAAAGATGATTCGCCTGATGCGCGTAAAAAAGCAGCGGCAAGGGGAGCTAAAGCAGATTGAGTCTCTCCGCATCGAGCTGAATGAACAATTGAAACTGAAAGAAGAAGAAATCGGTGATCTTGACAAACAGGTCAGCGGCCTTGAAGAAAAGATTCAAGGACTTACAGAGAAGTATAAAAAGCTCGAATCACAACAATCAAGTGTTAAAAAAATTGAGGAATTCAACGCCCTCACTCAGGAGATGACAACTGTTGAAAGAGAAAAAGTCGCTCTTGAAACTCAAACATCCAACATTTTAGATAAAAAGGTCGCAGAGGAAGAGATCCTTGAGAAAATTAAAGAGAGCCTCTCCTCAACAGAAACCAATAGCCAAGAGCTAGAAAAAGAAATTAAAGAAAGCATCGATCAGATTAATGAAGAGGGTCAGCGCCTCAAAGTCGAACGCGATGCAATCGTCGGGAATGCTGAGCCCGAAACCCTTAAAATTTATGAACGCCTTCTCCGCAACAAAAAAGACCGCGTGATTGTTCCGATTGAAAATCGGACATGTAGCGGGTGCCATATAGCCCTCACCCTCCAACACGAAAACCTCGTCCGCAAGGAAAAGGCTATCGTCTTCTGTGAGCATTGTTCGCGGATCCATTTCTGGCAAGAAAGTGAAGCAGCCGAAGGAGCGGAAGCGCCAACGCGCCGCCGTCGCCGTCGCGCTGTAAAGGCGTAA
- the dapF gene encoding diaminopimelate epimerase: MTFSFSKYHGTGNDFILIDNREMGISVGPGMVAKICHRQYGIGGDGVIFLRPSNQGDYAMQIFNADGSEAEMCGNGLRCLVQFIQDLGDKKAKFQIETMKKVYTCKVSQGEISVQMGVPKIVEEKDSEYLLEVGVPHLVVFTDNLARFDLEARDRFSDLGVNINYAMLDPLNTLHVRTFERGVEEETFSCGSGATAVCMAAWHRFGISGSIEVIFGSTEKLQFEMLTENKKLVEINMSGDVCHVYNGMI, from the coding sequence ATGACATTTTCTTTTTCCAAGTACCATGGGACGGGGAACGACTTTATCTTGATCGATAACCGAGAAATGGGGATTTCGGTCGGCCCGGGCATGGTTGCAAAAATTTGTCATAGGCAATATGGGATTGGAGGCGATGGGGTCATTTTTTTGAGACCTTCCAATCAGGGAGATTATGCAATGCAAATCTTCAATGCAGATGGGTCGGAGGCGGAAATGTGTGGCAATGGCCTAAGGTGCTTGGTTCAGTTTATTCAGGATTTAGGAGATAAAAAAGCAAAGTTTCAGATTGAAACAATGAAAAAAGTCTACACCTGCAAGGTTAGTCAGGGGGAAATTTCTGTCCAAATGGGAGTTCCCAAGATTGTAGAAGAAAAGGACTCAGAATATCTTCTCGAAGTAGGTGTTCCTCACCTTGTTGTCTTTACTGATAATCTTGCTCGCTTTGATCTGGAGGCTCGAGATCGTTTTTCTGATTTAGGAGTAAATATCAATTATGCTATGCTCGATCCCCTTAATACTCTGCATGTGCGTACTTTTGAACGGGGCGTAGAAGAAGAAACTTTTTCATGTGGGAGTGGCGCAACAGCTGTTTGTATGGCTGCATGGCACCGTTTTGGGATTTCTGGATCTATCGAAGTCATCTTTGGTAGCACGGAGAAACTTCAATTCGAGATGCTAACTGAAAACAAAAAACTTGTAGAGATCAACATGTCGGGTGATGTCTGCCATGTGTACAATGGGATGATTTAA
- the gcvH gene encoding glycine cleavage system protein GcvH — protein sequence MKYTDTHEWYLDGKVGISKYAQQELGEIVYIELPKVGQKVEAGEEIAVLESTKAAADIYSPVSGTVTAVNRKLKEDVSLLNQFPEKEGYLFEITASRPEEIQELFTAEDYRALRSPLQEK from the coding sequence ATGAAGTATACAGATACACATGAATGGTACTTAGATGGAAAGGTAGGAATCTCTAAATATGCTCAACAGGAGCTTGGAGAAATCGTTTATATCGAGCTTCCCAAGGTTGGGCAGAAAGTAGAGGCTGGGGAAGAAATTGCAGTCTTAGAGTCTACCAAGGCTGCTGCTGACATCTACAGCCCGGTTTCAGGGACCGTCACGGCTGTCAATAGGAAGCTCAAAGAAGATGTGAGTTTACTCAACCAGTTTCCCGAAAAAGAAGGATATCTTTTTGAAATCACAGCGTCCCGTCCAGAGGAAATTCAAGAGCTCTTCACAGCGGAAGATTATCGTGCTTTAAGATCTCCGCTTCAGGAAAAATAA
- a CDS encoding glycine hydroxymethyltransferase has protein sequence MSYLSRYFEKTVEAERDSAAIAYLAALDHIQKENPEVAFGIVKELQDQRTHLKLIASENYSSLATQLTMGNLLTDKYSEGYPYHRFYAGCENVDKIEALAVEELKKLFGAEHAYVQPHSGADANLVAFWAILVHRVQNKEVEKLGKKSLDEISSEEYERIRMLMLQQKMMGLALDSGGHLTHGFKHNVSSKMMQATSYGVDPKTELMDYDAIEKQAMREKPAILIAGYSAYPRLVNFAKMRMIADKCGAVFMVDMAHFSGLVAGKALTEEFDPVPYADIITSTTHKTLRGPRGGLILCKEEFREVIDKGCPLVLGGPLPHVMAAKAVAFREANKPAFKAYAKQVILNSQAMADQLMSRGAKLFTGGTDNHLVVVDVMESFGMTGRQAETAMIEANMTVNRNTIPNDVNGAWYTSGVRLGTAALTSRGLKEEEMRLIADLMVDLLKATKARIVERTRKLSKAKVSIDGPCLEKVKQEVTLLLEGFPLYPELSVLDEVQKLMV, from the coding sequence ATGTCCTATTTAAGCCGTTATTTTGAGAAGACTGTAGAGGCGGAGAGAGACTCTGCAGCCATTGCCTATCTGGCAGCTCTTGATCATATCCAGAAGGAAAACCCTGAGGTTGCCTTCGGGATTGTCAAAGAACTTCAAGATCAAAGAACGCATTTGAAATTGATTGCATCGGAGAATTATTCTTCATTGGCAACGCAGCTGACAATGGGAAACCTTTTAACCGATAAATATAGTGAAGGGTATCCGTACCATCGGTTCTATGCCGGGTGTGAAAATGTCGATAAGATTGAGGCTTTAGCTGTTGAAGAGCTTAAAAAACTTTTTGGCGCGGAGCATGCTTATGTGCAGCCCCACTCTGGAGCAGACGCTAACTTAGTTGCATTTTGGGCAATTCTTGTTCATCGCGTTCAAAATAAAGAGGTTGAAAAGCTTGGAAAGAAGAGTCTTGATGAGATCTCTTCTGAGGAATATGAACGGATACGGATGCTCATGCTTCAGCAGAAAATGATGGGGCTTGCGTTAGACTCAGGAGGTCATTTGACCCATGGATTTAAGCATAACGTTTCGTCAAAGATGATGCAGGCAACCTCTTACGGCGTCGATCCAAAGACAGAGCTCATGGATTACGATGCTATTGAAAAGCAGGCGATGCGAGAAAAACCTGCGATTTTAATTGCTGGATATTCTGCGTACCCAAGGCTCGTTAACTTTGCAAAAATGAGGATGATTGCAGATAAATGCGGCGCTGTTTTTATGGTTGACATGGCCCACTTTTCAGGTCTTGTTGCGGGAAAGGCTCTCACTGAGGAGTTTGACCCTGTTCCTTATGCGGATATTATTACCTCGACAACCCATAAAACGCTTCGTGGCCCGCGTGGTGGATTGATTCTTTGCAAAGAAGAGTTTCGAGAAGTGATTGATAAGGGATGTCCTCTTGTCCTTGGGGGACCTCTCCCTCATGTCATGGCGGCCAAAGCAGTTGCTTTTAGAGAGGCAAACAAGCCTGCATTCAAGGCGTATGCAAAACAAGTCATTTTAAATTCCCAGGCAATGGCAGATCAGTTAATGTCCCGAGGAGCAAAGCTTTTTACTGGGGGAACTGATAATCACCTGGTTGTTGTCGATGTCATGGAAAGCTTCGGAATGACAGGGCGGCAAGCCGAGACGGCCATGATTGAGGCCAACATGACGGTAAACCGTAATACAATTCCTAATGATGTCAATGGAGCATGGTATACATCTGGAGTGCGTTTAGGGACAGCTGCGTTAACATCTCGTGGCCTTAAAGAAGAAGAAATGAGACTCATTGCTGATTTAATGGTAGATCTGCTAAAAGCAACAAAAGCAAGGATAGTAGAACGCACCAGGAAACTGAGCAAAGCAAAGGTGAGTATTGACGGACCTTGTCTAGAGAAAGTGAAGCAAGAAGTCACACTTCTTTTGGAAGGATTTCCGCTTTATCCCGAGCTTTCTGTTTTAGATGAAGTACAAAAATTAATGGTATAA
- a CDS encoding IS630 family transposase: protein MPAGVEIESVDIWFQDEARVGQRGTVTRTWANKGTRPRLARQQQFEYAYIFGAICPVRDEAVGLVMPAVNTEAMLVHLEHISMKIPEGRHAVIVLDRAAWHTTKRLKRFSNISLLPLPPVSPELNPTEQVWQTLQDEHLANRCYEDYDAITMACCDAWNAFVDTPTRVRRLCSRPWAIL from the coding sequence TTGCCAGCAGGAGTAGAAATAGAGTCTGTTGATATTTGGTTCCAAGATGAGGCTAGAGTGGGGCAAAGAGGCACTGTAACCCGTACATGGGCCAATAAAGGAACACGTCCTCGGCTCGCACGTCAGCAGCAATTTGAATACGCTTACATATTTGGAGCTATTTGCCCCGTCAGAGATGAAGCTGTAGGCCTTGTAATGCCAGCTGTAAATACAGAAGCAATGCTTGTGCATCTTGAGCACATTTCCATGAAGATTCCTGAAGGAAGGCATGCAGTTATTGTGCTGGATAGAGCTGCTTGGCATACAACAAAGCGACTTAAAAGGTTTAGCAACATAAGCCTTCTACCTCTTCCTCCGGTTTCGCCAGAGTTGAATCCAACAGAACAAGTATGGCAAACGCTTCAAGATGAACATCTAGCGAATCGCTGTTATGAAGATTATGATGCGATTACAATGGCCTGCTGCGATGCATGGAATGCATTTGTTGACACTCCAACCAGAGTGAGAAGGCTCTGCTCAAGACCGTGGGCTATTTTATGA
- a CDS encoding ATP-dependent Clp protease proteolytic subunit — MEDDEDEKESSKPFDTKIEEILLKKRRIFFSTSVSDQSAKDVIRKLWYLEHTAPGEPILFVINSPGGSVDSGFAIWDQMHMITSPVVTVVTGLAASMGSVLSLAAAPGKRYATQNARIMIHQPLIAGVIQGQATDLEIQAKEIIKTRKQIVDVYAKATGKDSGLIEKTIDRDTWMTANEAKDFGLLDGIVGSFQELGFE; from the coding sequence CTGGAAGATGATGAAGACGAAAAAGAATCTTCCAAACCATTCGATACAAAGATCGAAGAGATTCTTCTAAAAAAACGGCGAATCTTTTTCTCTACTTCTGTTTCTGATCAAAGCGCAAAGGATGTGATCCGCAAGCTTTGGTACTTAGAGCATACAGCTCCCGGAGAACCTATCTTATTTGTAATCAATTCTCCTGGAGGGTCTGTAGATTCTGGGTTTGCGATTTGGGATCAGATGCATATGATTACATCGCCAGTCGTAACTGTAGTAACAGGGCTTGCGGCTTCGATGGGTTCTGTCCTAAGTTTGGCTGCGGCTCCAGGAAAGCGTTATGCAACCCAAAATGCGCGCATTATGATTCACCAGCCTCTTATTGCTGGAGTGATTCAGGGACAGGCGACGGACTTGGAGATCCAAGCAAAAGAAATTATCAAAACGCGTAAGCAAATTGTCGATGTTTATGCAAAGGCAACAGGAAAGGATTCCGGTTTGATCGAGAAAACAATTGATCGCGATACCTGGATGACTGCCAATGAAGCAAAGGACTTTGGGCTCTTGGATGGGATTGTAGGATCCTTCCAGGAACTCGGTTTTGAATAA